The following nucleotide sequence is from Aneurinibacillus soli.
GGACAGAGAAGTGGACAAGGGTTTTATACGTACGAAGAACAAAAGGTTGGACAACGATGAGTACACAACGAAACGAAGCATATATTGTCTCGGTGGCACGTACGCCAGTTGGACGTCTCGGTGGTGGACTTGCTAGTGTGCCAATGGATGATCTGGCGGCGACTGTAATTCAGGAGACACTTGTGCGAGCTTCTGTTTCCGGTGAACAAGTCGATGGCGTGATTATGGGCAATGTGATTTCAGCTAGCCCGTTTATTAACATTGCACGAGTAGGTTTGCTAAAAGCTGGTTTACCGGAATCTGTTCCGGGATTGACGGTCAATCGTGTATGCGCATCCGGCTTAGAAGCGATTAATCTGGCAGCGCAGTCCATTCAGAGTGGGCACGGAGAGATTATGCTGGCAGGCGGCGTGGAGAATTTGACACGATCTCCGTACATTCTGGAGAAATTCCCTCAGCCGTATCAGCGTGGTCCGCAAACCTTAATCGAATCGTTCGGGGGACCTCGTTCGGCTCCGGTTTCTCTATATGGGGAGTTGACGATGGGCGACACCGCTGAGAATGTGGCGGAGAAATTCGAGATTAGTCGGGAAGACCAGGATGCATTTGCTGTGGAGAGTCAGCGACGGGCCATTCAAGCGATTGATGAAGGGAAGTTTGCCGAAGAAATCGTTCCGGTCGTCATTCCGAACAAAAAAGATGACCCAGTTGTTGTTGATACAGATGAGCATCCACGTCGTGGCACTACTCTTGAATCATTAAGTAAGTTAAAGCCGGCATTCCGAAAAGGTGGAACAGTGACGGCAGGGAATTCTTCTGGGATGAATGATGGAGCGGCGGCAGCTCTTATCATGAGCGAAGCAAAAGTACAGGAGATAGGTGTGAAGCCGCTTGGCCGCATTGTTCATTTTGCCTGCGGTGGGGTTGACCCGAAAATTATGGGAATCGGTCCGGTTGTCGCGATTCGCAAGCTGCTTGATGAAGTAAACCTGTCTATCGAAGATATTGACCTATTTGAACTAAATGAAGCATTCGCTTCTCAGTCACTCGCATGTATTCGTGAATTAGGCTTACCTCTCGACAAAACGAATGTAAACGGGGGAGCCATTGCGCTTGGGCATCCGCTCGGCATGAGCGGGGCCCGTCTGCTTGGGACAATTCTTTATGAGTTGCGTCGTCGAAATAAGCGATATGGTGTCGTGTCATTATGCATAGGTGGCGGTCAGGGACTCGCCACTCTTGTAGAAGCACTATAAAGAATGGGGAGAAATGAGATGAGAACACCTGTAATTATAGATGCAGTACGCACGGCAATCGGCAAGCACGGCGGTGCGTTAAAAGATGTTCGCCCAGATGATCTTGGTGCCGTTGTGATCGAGAAGCTGCTTGCACGCAATCCAATTGACCCGGCAATGATCGATGACGTTGTATTAGGGTGTGCCAATCAGGCGGGGGAAGACAATCGGAATGTAGCGCGGATGTCGTTACTTCTAGCTGGCTTGCCTGTAACTGTACCGGGTGTTACGGTTAATCGCTTGTGTGGCTCTGGACTGGAAGCGGTGAACCAATCAGCCAATGCAATCATCGCAAATCGTGGTGATGTATACATTGCAGGTGGAACCGAAAGCATGACACGTGCTCCGCTTGTGATGATGAAGCCAGGGGCGGCTTATCAGCGTGGCAATGTGCAGCTGCATGACACGACATTAGGCTGGCGGTTGATTAATGATAAGATGGCGGCTGTGTATCCGCCGATCTCATTAGGCGAAACCGCAGAAAATGTGGCGGAGCAGTATGGTATTACGCGCGAGATGCAGGATGAGTTTGCGCTGACTAGCCAGCAGAATTATGCGCGTGCGGTAGCAGAAGGAAAGTTCGCCGCTGAAATCGTACCTGTAGAAATTAGTGGGCGCAAAGGAGACGTTACGATTTTTGAGCAAGATGAGCATCCACGTTCAGGAGCTACGATCGAGCAACTAGTCGGGTTAAAACCTGCTTTTAGAAAAGCCGGTACAGTAACCGCTGGAAACTCATCCGGGTTAAATGATGGAGCGGCAGCACTTCTTTTAATGGAAGAAACAGTCGCACGCGAACAAGGATTGAAGCCGCGTGCTCGTGTGATTGCATCCGCAGTTGCCGGGGTAGATCCATCGGTTATGGGGATTGGTCCTGTTCCTGCGGTACGCAAAGTGTTGCAGCGGTCAGGTCTATCTATTTCTGATATCGGCTTGTTTGAATTTAATGAAGCATTTGCTGCGCAGGCAGTTGCTTGCGTGCAAGAATTGGCTGTTCCTGTGG
It contains:
- a CDS encoding thiolase family protein, with amino-acid sequence MSTQRNEAYIVSVARTPVGRLGGGLASVPMDDLAATVIQETLVRASVSGEQVDGVIMGNVISASPFINIARVGLLKAGLPESVPGLTVNRVCASGLEAINLAAQSIQSGHGEIMLAGGVENLTRSPYILEKFPQPYQRGPQTLIESFGGPRSAPVSLYGELTMGDTAENVAEKFEISREDQDAFAVESQRRAIQAIDEGKFAEEIVPVVIPNKKDDPVVVDTDEHPRRGTTLESLSKLKPAFRKGGTVTAGNSSGMNDGAAAALIMSEAKVQEIGVKPLGRIVHFACGGVDPKIMGIGPVVAIRKLLDEVNLSIEDIDLFELNEAFASQSLACIRELGLPLDKTNVNGGAIALGHPLGMSGARLLGTILYELRRRNKRYGVVSLCIGGGQGLATLVEAL
- a CDS encoding thiolase family protein — translated: MRTPVIIDAVRTAIGKHGGALKDVRPDDLGAVVIEKLLARNPIDPAMIDDVVLGCANQAGEDNRNVARMSLLLAGLPVTVPGVTVNRLCGSGLEAVNQSANAIIANRGDVYIAGGTESMTRAPLVMMKPGAAYQRGNVQLHDTTLGWRLINDKMAAVYPPISLGETAENVAEQYGITREMQDEFALTSQQNYARAVAEGKFAAEIVPVEISGRKGDVTIFEQDEHPRSGATIEQLVGLKPAFRKAGTVTAGNSSGLNDGAAALLLMEETVAREQGLKPRARVIASAVAGVDPSVMGIGPVPAVRKVLQRSGLSISDIGLFEFNEAFAAQAVACVQELAVPVEKVNVNGGAIALGHPLGASGARILTTLLYEMERQDVRYGLAAMCIGVGQGIATIIERV